Proteins encoded by one window of Archaeoglobus veneficus SNP6:
- a CDS encoding ribbon-helix-helix domain-containing protein: MSSPKKKDVRQLEIPENLAKKAEIVAKKHGYVSLTEFVRDATRRRIEELEAKAEMEGGA, encoded by the coding sequence ATGAGTTCGCCAAAGAAGAAAGATGTTAGGCAGTTAGAGATTCCAGAAAACCTGGCGAAGAAGGCAGAAATTGTGGCGAAAAAGCACGGCTACGTTTCTTTGACGGAGTTTGTGAGAGATGCGACGCGCAGAAGGATAGAGGAGCTTGAAGCGAAAGCCGAAATGGAGGGTGGTGCTTAA
- a CDS encoding ribbon-helix-helix domain-containing protein → MGERKYVTLKLPEEFVDMVKRFIDEHPEWGYTSVPEFVKEAIRDYILYLESSKVAESSKKRPSERTR, encoded by the coding sequence ATGGGTGAGCGAAAATATGTAACATTGAAACTACCGGAAGAGTTCGTAGATATGGTTAAACGATTTATTGATGAACATCCAGAGTGGGGATATACCTCTGTGCCAGAATTCGTTAAAGAGGCAATTAGGGATTATATTCTGTACCTTGAGAGTTCAAAAGTTGCTGAATCTTCCAAAAAACGGCCCTCTGAACGAACTCGGTAA